A stretch of Megalobrama amblycephala isolate DHTTF-2021 linkage group LG14, ASM1881202v1, whole genome shotgun sequence DNA encodes these proteins:
- the lta4h gene encoding leukotriene A-4 hydrolase, with translation MTPVSDPSSFSSISKCSTKHLNLTYHVDFDRHVLKGKVALTVEVLEDKFSSLTLDSNDLKIFKVSANGQAAQFALGTKHKFKGSPLEITLPFELSRGQHVIVEIEYETSPSARALQWLTPKQTAGKKHPYIFSQCQATHCRTMVPCQDTPSVKHTYYAQVSVPKELVALMSALRDGQEPDPSDSSRVIYRFRQPVPMPSYLIALVVGALESREIGPRSRVWSEKEYVEEATFEFSETETMLKTAESLAGPYVWGQYDVLVLPPSFPYGGMENPCLTFVTPTVLAGDRSLAGVIAHEISHSWTGNLVTNKTWEHFWLNEGHTVYIERMIARCMESEQLRQFKGIGGWKELQESVKQFGATNVLTNLVPNLHEVDTDEAFSSVPYEKGFALLYHLEELLGGPEVFMGFVKSYIQLFAYGSVTTEEWKNYLFTYFKDKVDILNKVDWNAWMHTPGMPPVKPQYDTTMADACTALCQKWVKAKEGDLTSFTEADVKQLNSPQLIEFMALLLQEEPLPLSHVKKMQEVYQLNSVKNAEVRFRWLRVCVRAHWEEAVPLALKMATEQGRMKFTRPLFKEVYNFSKYSDEAVKTFKEHRGALHPVTAMLVAKDLKIDG, from the exons ATGACTCCAGTGTCAGACCCCAGCTCGTTCTCTTCCATCTCCAAGTGCTCTACCAAGCACTTAAATCTCACTTACCATGTTGACTTTGACAGGCATGTGCTCAAAGGCAAAGTCGCCCTGACTGTGGAAGTTCTGGAGGATAAATTCTCTTCTCTG ACTCTGGACTCAAATGACCTGAAGATCTTTAAGGTTTCTGCAAATGGCCAGGCTGCACAATTTGCATTGGGGACTAAGCATAAATTTAAAGGATCCCCTTTGGAGATCACCCTGCCTTTTGAACTGTCCCG TGGGCAGCACGTGATTGTGGAGATTGAATATGAGACGTCTCCTAGTGCCAGAGCTCTGCAGTGGCTGACCCCCAAACAGACTGCTGGGAAGAAACATCCATACATTTTCAGCCAGTGCCAG GCCACTCACTGTAGGACCATGGTGCCTTGTCAGGACACTCCATCAGTGAAGCACACTTACTATGCCCAG GTGTCTGTCCCCAAAGAGCTGGTGGCTTTGATGAGTGCATTGCGTGATGGTCAGGAACCGGATCCGAGCGACAGCAGCCGAGTCATCTATCGCTTCAGACAGCCG GTCCCTATGCCATCTTACCTCATTGCCCTTGTGGTTGGCGCTTTGGAAAGCAG GGAAATCGGTCCCCGGTCCAGAGTTTGGTCTGAGAAGGAGTATGTGGAAGAGGCAACGTTTGAGTTTTCAGAG ACTGAGACCATGTTGAAGACGGCTGAGAGTCTAGCAGGACCGTATGTGTGGGGCCAGTATGATGTCCTGGTGCTGCCTCCATCTTTTCCGTATGGGGGCATGGAGAATCCCTGCCTCACATTTGTCACCCCCACTGTACTG GCTGGAGACAGGTCCCTCGCTGGC GTCATCGCTCATGAGATTTCCCACAGTTGGACTGGGAACCTGGTGACCAATAAGACCTGGGAGCATTTCTG GTTGAACGAGGGTCATACGGTGTATATTGAGAGAATGATTGCCAGGTGTATGGAGAGTGAACAGCTCAGGCAGTTCAAAGGCATCGGAGGATGGAAAGAACTTCAAGAGTCT GTGAAACAGTTTGGGGCGACTAATGTCCTCACAAACCTGGTCCCAAATCTGCATGAAGTGGACACGGATGAAGCCTTCTCCTCTGTGCCTTATGAGAAAGGATTCGCTCTGCTTTATCATCTGGAGGAACTGTTGGGAGGTCCAg agGTCTTCATGGGATTCGTAAAGTCCTACATTCAGCTGTTTGCCTATGGCAGTGTAACCACAGAGGAATGGAAGAACTATCTGTTCACTTACTTCAAAGACAAG GTGGACATCTTGAATAAAGTGGACTGGAATGCATGGATGCACACTCCAGGAATGCCTCCCGTCAAACCACA GTATGACACCACTATGGCCGATGCCTGCACTGCTCTGTGCCAGAAATGGGTGAAG GCAAAAGAAGGGGATCTTACGAGTTTCACTGAGGCAGATGTGAAACAATTAAACTCTCCTCAGCTCATTGAGTTTATGGCTTTGTTGCTCCAAGAG GAGCCCCTTCCTCTGTCCCATGTGAAGAAGATGCAGGAGGTCTACCAGCTGAACAGTGTTAAAAATGCAGAGGTTCGCTTCAG GTGGTTGCGTGTCTGTGTGAGGGCACATTGGGAGGAAGCCGTTCCCCTGGCGCTGAAGATGGCTACCGAACAGGGCAGAATGAAATTCACTCGCCCGCTCTTTAA gGAAGTTTACAACTTCTCCAAGTACAGCGACGAGGCAGTGAAGACTTTTAAGGAGCACCGTGGAGCACTGCACCCTGTCACAGCGATGCTGGTGGCCAAAGATCTGAAAATTGATGGCTAA